In Fragaria vesca subsp. vesca linkage group LG1, FraVesHawaii_1.0, whole genome shotgun sequence, the sequence CATAACGGCCGACATCGAGATTATCCCCATCGACTATTTGAACACTGCTATGGAGCGTCTTGCTAAAGGGGATGTTAGATACCGTTTTGTCATCGACATCGGAAACACATTGAAGCCGGCCACTTAAATTTGCATTTCGATCAGAAACTGAATCAAGCGAGGTCGAGAGGCCTACGTAACAATGCAAACATGTGCTAGCTTGTTCTTGGAGTAGTCTTTAGCTTTTCTCTGATGTATTCCATCTGTTTTGTTCATGTCCCATCTTATTATGAGAAAAATGTGGTACCGTGGATATTGAATAAATGAAGAGCTACTGGAACGATGGTTTCACATATTATTTGTGGTGCTAATTGCTTTGGCCCAGTTTCACGTGTCCGTTATACACCTTTCTTCCCAGAGATAATCTTGCTTTTTTCCTCGCACGGCTCCACTCTCATTTTCGTATCCACGGCAAATATGTACTCTCATAGTTCTCGGTCGGTTGCTACTTGGCTACTGTCAAACAATGCAGTAATATCCCAACCAGCAGGAACTGGATCATTCATTCAAGTAGGAGATCTATAATTCAACCAATTCAGTCTCAATTGTGCCTTTCTCAACCAATTCAGTCTAGGTGTCGACAATCTTTTCTCCGTCCTTTTTATCTTTGCTTCATATCTCCCCCTAGCCTAGCTGTTTGGTACGTACCGAAGGAAGCATACTATTGGGAATTGGGTTAGGGTTTGTCTGCTGTGCATGCAATGTTACATGACACACATACTAATAAGAATGATTACACGTGGTTTTGCATGGAAGGGCGGGGTGCCATGTGTCTTGAAAGTAGGTTGCATGTTATGCAAGCATGTGTCGTAAAACTTTCTATAAGAATTTTAAAAAAAAAAAACAAATAAGAATCCTCTTATACATGTTAACAGTGCATGTAATTAGTGTTAATTAGTTGTTGATTGTAATTTCTTGCTTAATTAGCTAGTTGTTAATTAGGCTAATTAGTTAGGAAACGACACAAAAGTCATACACGTGTTGGTCAATCATCTCACTCAACGTCATCGATTTTGTTACATAGCAGCTTTAAGATGAAGATGAAGTATAGAAGGCCCAGGTCAACGATATATTAGCCCAATAGATTGGACCTGGACCACATTATTGGGGATAGAACTTCGTTTCTTCCTCTGCACTTCTTCTCTTTCCCTGTTCTGTATCTTAGGGTTTAAGACTTTAAGCTCTCTCTGTTCTGCACTTCTTCTTTCTCTTTCTCTGTTCTGTATCTTACTGTATAATTAGTACGTAATCCAAATATAGTTGTCTTAAAGATATATATCTGTTTATGAAATTAGGAGTATGATGATTGATGACTGATATAGTAGTATGAGTTCACGTCCAAAACCAGTTGGTAATGAATAAAGAGACTCAAACTCTTATAAACTCACGCAAGCAATGTCTAATATTTCCGATGTGAGATTGATATCTCAACAATGACAACCTATTCAATGATGAATTAATTTGTGATAAGCCTTGAGTCTCTTACTAGATAACTTTAACCAGACTACAAACTCTCTATGGGATGAGCACAAAGCTAAGTTTAGGCAATTATGTATATGTGGATGAGAGAAAATCCCTGATCAATCAGACAATCACATACGTTCTAGGTAATAGCATTGAGTTTCAGCCCCATTAATAGTATTACGTACCTATCTTTACACAAGAAATCAGATTCACTTGAATAATCAAAGCTAAGCATATGTTTTCTTCCCCTTTCTCTCTGTCATCACTCAACAACTCAAGAAACATACCCGAATAATCTTGTGCTTTTGAGAATGATCGGAGTCTTTAGCCCACCGTAGAGGGAGATCACCTGCTCGGGGAATGACCAGAGTCATCTAATTGAGCCAATGAGAATTCAGAAAACGCTATCAGAATGACCCAAAATGCCAAAAATCCCCAAGCACACTTCACCTCAGATTCAACCACGTATACCCCCACCAATTAACACTCATCTGTTCTTTGACTACCCATCAACCACGTATACCCTCACCACCGGCCATGAAAGCAAACTGTTACCGAGTCACAGCCATGTATGTATGCGTCGACGGATAAGCACATTTGTTCCAGTCCCATCTCATATTTTGCGACAAAATTCATAAACACATTCACTAAATCCATTGTTTACTTATTTTCTACGCGTGTTGGATAGTGAAGTTCTTCCTGCTTCATTAAACCCGAAAATGATCTCTAACTGACAATGTTCCGATTCGTATCAACCATATATCGGGAAATTTATCTTAGCTTGTTCTGGTCGGCAGGAGAAAGTCCTATACCACACGAAAGAAATACCATCTTTGAATTTCCATTTATGCATTGACAAAATACCCCATTTCTCACTGAATCTTCTGCCTATATATGCCATTTATCTCTCTAAGATTTTCACCCCGGCCACTTCGGAAATCTGTATCTATCTATCAAACTTCCTCTAAGTGCTGTACTGAGGTCATCATATCATATCTATTACTCATTCGTGTTCGCTATTGGTCTTAGCATTGCTACAACTCAAAGGAATCTGTTAACTAAAGGAAAAAAGAAAGCAATATGGGATCGTCTCCGGAGATGCAACACCCCAGGAAAGCTTTTGGATGGGCAGCAAGAGATACATCTGGTGTTCTATCTCCCTTTAAGTTCTCAAGAAGGTGCTCGATCATTAGTGGAGTTATAAACTTACAATTTTGTTCTATCTGGAAATGAGCTAGTTTAATTACAAATTTGTTGCAGGGAAACAGGAGCGACGGACGTAAGATTCAAAGTGTTGTACTGTGGAGTGTGCCATTCCGACATTGCCGCGGCCAAAAATGAATTGGGGACTTCTGTCTATCCTATAGTACCTGGGTACGTTTGTGTTCATACGGATAATGAGTGATATGAGTATCTTAATTGCGCTAGTATAATTATGAAGTGCATCTTCTACGTGTGCCTGGGATATGCTGCAGGCATGAACTTGTTGGTGTTGTGACAGAAGTAGGGTGCAGAGTAAAGAAATTCAAAGTCGGAGACAAGGTCGGTGTTGGTTACATGGTGGATTCTGATCGAACTTGTGATAATTGTATCCACCACCTTGAAAATTACTGTCCCAATCTGATACAAACCTACAGTTCTAAGTACTACGACGGAACCATGACATACGGAGGTTACTCGAACAACATGGTGACTGATGAGCACTTCGTTGTTCGAATCCCCGACAACTTACCTCTTGATTGCGCTGCTCTGCTTCTATGTGCCGGGATTACAACATACAGCCCCATGAGATATTATGGACTTGACAAACCCGGTATGCATCTTGGTGTGAATGGCCTAGGCGGTTTAGGTCATGTGGCCGTTAAATTTGCCAAGGCTTTGGGGCTCAAGGTTACTGTGATTAGTACCTTGTTGGAACTTGTGTGATATTTATCCCACATTGAAGAAGAATTAAATGTGTGAATCTTTATATGGAAACACTCATGCGACTCATTAAATGGATGATAGGCCTAGAACTGTAGTATTAGCTTGGTGGGTTTACTATTGGATTTCCAATATAAATAAATATATATATATTAATATATATATTTAATGAAAGTCAAAGATTGGGCCTTGGGAGTATGCCGAATTTAAATCCGAATTTAATTTTTTGGAAATTAATATTATTTAATTTAATTATTAAATTTGGATAAATATCAAAAGACATAACTGTCCAAACAGTTACAACTGTTCGAACAGTTGTGTCTGTCCGAACAGTTATACCTGTTCAAATTGACTTTTATATAAAGACGACTTCTGTCGTTGTTTTGATTATCGAATCATTCTTCTTCCTCCCTAAAACTATTTCTTCTGAAGCATAAAGTAAATTCGCTAGGGTCAAGTTTTTGTGCAAGAACTTGAACCAGATAGTTGTATCCTCTAGATAGACATCTGAAACTGCAGCACAAGTGGGGACGAATTTCTGTCTTAGGTCACTGCAAGGCAGGCCTCTATCTGATCAATCAAGTTAGTGTTGTTCGTTTTATTTCATTGTTAGTTTCAATTTCATTTTGATTTCGTTGATATATATATATATATATATATATATATATATATACACACACACACGTACTGTTTTAAACGGATATTGGATTGGTTATAACATACCTCCCCTAACAAGAAGAAGGCAGCGCTGGAACATCTCCATGCTGATGCATTTATGCTCAGCACTGAACAAGATCAAATGGAGGTAATTATCGACGCGAAGTTGATTCATATTAATGATATTATCATATATGCACGCGTATAGTGAACTAATGCTGTTTATTGTGACATTATAGGCTGCCACGGCCACAATGGATGGTATCATCGACACAGTTCCTACAGTTCGACCTCTAGAGCCTCTAATTAAGTTGTTGAAGACTAATGGAAAAGTTGTTCCCGTTGGTATAACGGCGAAGCCACTCGATCTTCCGGTTCTCACTTTGGACATGGGTAAGCATATGCACGAATA encodes:
- the LOC101294014 gene encoding 8-hydroxygeraniol dehydrogenase-like; this translates as MGSSPEMQHPRKAFGWAARDTSGVLSPFKFSRRETGATDVRFKVLYCGVCHSDIAAAKNELGTSVYPIVPGYVCVHTDNE